A genomic region of Candidatus Pseudomonas phytovorans contains the following coding sequences:
- the pgi gene encoding glucose-6-phosphate isomerase encodes MAYYRTPHDVTALPAWQALQQHRDAMQSFSMREAFAADAQRFDQFSLSACGLFLDYSKNLITEQSRDLLVNLANEVNLQDAIKSMFAGEIINASEGRPVLHTALRRPVGDKLSVNGVNVMPEVHKVLNQITELVGRIHDGLWRGYSEKPITDVVNIGIGGSFLGPELVSEALLPYAQRGVRCHYLANIDGSEFHELSANLRAETTLFIVSSKSFNTLETLKNAMAARTWYLAQGGSEAELYRHFIAVSSNKAAAVAFGIREENIFPMWDWVGGRYSLWSAIGLPIALAIGTANFKELLSGAHTMDQHFQTAPFDKNMPVLLALLGVWYGNFWGANSHAILPYDHYLRNITKHLQQLDMESNGKSVLQDGTPVKTETGPVIWGGVGCNGQHAYHQLLHQGTHLIPADFIVPVVSFNPVADHHQWLYANCLSQSQALMQGKTREEAEAELRSKGLNEADIEKLAPHKVIPGNRPSNTLVVERISPRRLGALVAMYEHKVFVQSVIWGINAFDQWGVELGKELGKGVYQRLVGTLEENAEDGSTQGLINYFRGRHRG; translated from the coding sequence ATGGCGTATTACCGTACACCCCACGATGTGACGGCGCTGCCCGCCTGGCAGGCGCTTCAGCAACACCGCGACGCCATGCAGAGTTTCAGCATGCGCGAAGCCTTCGCCGCCGATGCCCAACGCTTCGACCAGTTTTCCCTTAGCGCCTGCGGCCTGTTCCTCGACTACTCGAAAAACCTGATCACCGAACAAAGCCGCGACCTGCTGGTCAACCTGGCCAACGAAGTGAACCTGCAAGACGCCATCAAGTCGATGTTCGCCGGCGAAATCATCAACGCCTCCGAAGGCCGCCCGGTGCTCCACACCGCCCTGCGCCGGCCCGTGGGCGACAAGCTCAGCGTCAACGGCGTGAACGTCATGCCGGAAGTCCACAAAGTACTCAATCAGATCACCGAATTAGTCGGGCGCATCCACGACGGCCTGTGGCGCGGCTACAGCGAAAAGCCGATCACCGATGTGGTCAACATCGGCATCGGCGGCTCGTTCCTCGGCCCCGAGCTGGTTTCTGAGGCCCTGCTGCCTTATGCCCAGCGTGGCGTTCGCTGCCATTACCTGGCGAACATCGACGGCAGTGAGTTCCACGAGCTTTCAGCCAACCTGCGCGCCGAAACCACCCTGTTTATCGTCTCGTCGAAGTCGTTCAACACCCTCGAAACCCTGAAAAACGCCATGGCCGCGCGCACCTGGTACCTGGCCCAGGGCGGCTCGGAAGCCGAGCTGTACCGCCATTTCATCGCGGTTTCCAGCAACAAGGCCGCTGCAGTGGCCTTCGGCATCCGCGAAGAGAACATCTTCCCGATGTGGGACTGGGTGGGCGGGCGCTATTCGCTGTGGTCGGCCATCGGCCTGCCAATCGCCCTGGCCATCGGCACAGCCAACTTCAAGGAGCTGCTGTCAGGTGCCCACACCATGGACCAGCACTTCCAGACCGCACCGTTCGACAAGAACATGCCGGTGCTACTGGCCCTGCTGGGTGTGTGGTATGGCAACTTCTGGGGCGCGAACAGCCACGCGATCCTGCCGTACGACCACTACCTGCGCAACATTACCAAGCACCTGCAGCAGCTGGACATGGAGTCCAACGGCAAGAGCGTGCTGCAGGACGGCACCCCGGTGAAGACCGAAACCGGCCCGGTGATCTGGGGTGGGGTCGGCTGTAACGGCCAGCATGCCTACCACCAGTTGTTGCACCAGGGCACCCATCTGATTCCGGCAGACTTCATCGTGCCGGTGGTGAGCTTCAACCCGGTGGCCGACCATCACCAGTGGCTGTACGCCAACTGCCTGTCGCAGAGCCAGGCGCTGATGCAGGGTAAAACCCGTGAAGAAGCCGAGGCTGAACTGCGCAGTAAAGGGCTGAACGAAGCGGACATCGAGAAGCTGGCCCCGCACAAGGTGATCCCCGGTAACCGCCCGAGCAACACTCTGGTGGTGGAGCGCATCAGCCCCCGCCGCCTGGGCGCACTGGTGGCGATGTACGAGCACAAAGTGTTTGTGCAAAGCGTGATCTGGGGTATCAACGCCTTCGACCAGTGGGGCGTGGAGCTGGGCAAGGAGCTGGGCAAGGGTGTTTACCAGCGCCTGGTCGGCACACTGGAAGAAAACGCCGAAGATGGCTCTACCCAGGGCCTGATCAACTACTTCCGCGGCCGTCACCGAGGGTGA
- the panC gene encoding pantoate--beta-alanine ligase translates to MNTVKTVRELRAAVARARGEGKRIGFVPTMGNLHSGHAALVTKAAQRADFVVASIFVNPLQFGANEDLDKYPRTLAADQECLLQAGCNLLFAPSAEEMYPDGMSVQTRVSVPHLSEGLCGASRPGHFEGVATVVSKLFNMVQPDLAVFGEKDFQQLAVIRAMVRDLNMPVQIIGEPTVRAEDGLALSSRNGYLTPEQRAAAPALYRTLQQIAAGIGRGQRDFAALVAEGQAQLAAAGLRTDYLEVRHAVSLRPAVLDDRDLVVIAAAYLGNTRLIDNLYLHVEEKTA, encoded by the coding sequence ATGAATACAGTCAAGACCGTCCGCGAATTGCGCGCCGCCGTCGCGCGCGCTCGCGGTGAAGGCAAGCGCATCGGCTTCGTGCCGACCATGGGCAACCTGCACAGCGGCCACGCTGCCCTGGTAACCAAGGCAGCGCAGCGCGCCGACTTCGTGGTGGCCAGCATTTTCGTCAACCCGCTGCAGTTCGGCGCCAACGAAGACCTCGACAAGTACCCGCGCACCCTGGCCGCAGATCAGGAGTGCCTGCTGCAGGCCGGCTGCAACCTGCTGTTCGCGCCAAGCGCCGAAGAGATGTACCCCGACGGCATGAGCGTACAAACCCGCGTCAGCGTGCCCCACCTTTCCGAAGGCCTGTGCGGTGCCAGCCGGCCCGGGCATTTTGAAGGCGTGGCCACCGTGGTCAGCAAGCTGTTCAACATGGTCCAGCCTGACCTTGCCGTGTTCGGTGAAAAGGACTTCCAGCAACTGGCAGTGATCCGCGCCATGGTGCGCGACCTGAACATGCCGGTTCAGATCATTGGCGAGCCGACCGTGCGGGCCGAAGATGGGCTGGCTCTGTCATCGCGCAATGGCTACCTGACGCCGGAGCAACGTGCTGCTGCGCCAGCGCTGTACCGCACCTTGCAGCAGATTGCAGCGGGGATTGGCCGGGGCCAGCGTGATTTTGCTGCGCTGGTTGCTGAGGGGCAGGCTCAACTGGCTGCCGCTGGTTTACGCACGGACTACCTGGAAGTGCGCCATGCCGTGAGCCTGCGCCCGGCAGTTCTCGATGATCGAGACCTAGTGGTCATTGCAGCGGCTTACCTGGGTAACACACGGTTGATCGACAACCTGTACCTGCACGTGGAAGAAAAAACCGCATAA
- the panB gene encoding 3-methyl-2-oxobutanoate hydroxymethyltransferase yields the protein MPEVTLTTLNGLKAKGEKITMLTCYDATFAKAASQAGIEVLLVGDSLGMVLQGHDSTLPVTTADMAYHTASVKRGNDGALILADLPFMAHATPEQAFTNSATLMRAGAHMVKIEGAAWLAETIRLLAERGVPVCAHMGLTPQTVNVLGGYKVQGRQEAQARQMRADAIALEQAGAAMLLLECVPSELAAEITNAVGIPVIGIGAGSATDGQVLVLHDMLGLSLSGRVPKFVKNFMQGQPDIHSALVAYVEAVKQVSFPGSEHGFSA from the coding sequence ATGCCTGAAGTAACCCTCACCACCCTCAATGGCCTGAAGGCCAAGGGTGAAAAGATCACCATGCTGACCTGCTACGACGCGACCTTCGCCAAGGCCGCCAGCCAGGCCGGCATTGAAGTGTTGCTGGTGGGCGACTCGCTGGGGATGGTCCTGCAGGGCCACGACAGCACCCTGCCGGTAACCACGGCGGACATGGCCTACCACACCGCGAGTGTCAAACGCGGCAACGACGGCGCGTTGATCCTCGCCGACCTGCCGTTCATGGCCCACGCCACCCCCGAGCAGGCCTTTACCAACAGTGCCACCCTGATGCGGGCCGGCGCCCACATGGTCAAGATCGAAGGCGCCGCCTGGCTGGCCGAAACCATCCGTCTGCTGGCTGAGCGCGGCGTGCCGGTGTGCGCACACATGGGCCTGACCCCGCAGACCGTCAACGTGCTGGGCGGCTACAAGGTACAAGGCCGCCAGGAAGCCCAGGCCCGGCAGATGCGCGCCGACGCCATCGCCCTTGAACAGGCCGGTGCAGCCATGCTGCTGCTCGAATGCGTGCCCAGCGAACTTGCCGCAGAAATCACCAATGCCGTGGGTATTCCGGTGATCGGCATTGGCGCCGGCAGCGCCACCGATGGCCAGGTGTTGGTGCTGCATGACATGCTCGGCCTGTCGCTGAGCGGCCGGGTACCCAAGTTCGTGAAAAACTTCATGCAAGGCCAGCCGGATATCCACAGTGCCCTCGTCGCTTACGTCGAGGCGGTCAAGCAAGTCAGCTTCCCAGGTAGCGAACACGGGTTCAGTGCATGA
- the folK gene encoding 2-amino-4-hydroxy-6-hydroxymethyldihydropteridine diphosphokinase produces the protein MTTRAYVGLGSNLDAPAEQLRSALQALDQVQATRLVAASALYTSDSLLPGQPRYTNAVAALDTRLAPLALLDALQAIENDQGRVRKERWGPRTLDLDILLFGDQVLEEPRLTVPHYHMHARPFVLYPLAELVPDGFLLADGRALAQLLDDCPFVGLERL, from the coding sequence GTGACAACGCGCGCCTACGTTGGCCTGGGCAGCAACCTGGACGCACCTGCCGAGCAGCTGCGCAGCGCCTTGCAGGCGCTCGACCAGGTGCAGGCCACGCGTTTGGTAGCAGCCTCGGCGCTGTACACCAGCGATTCGCTACTGCCTGGCCAGCCGCGCTACACCAACGCCGTCGCCGCGCTGGACACCCGCCTGGCGCCGCTGGCCCTGCTCGATGCGCTGCAGGCCATCGAGAATGACCAGGGCCGGGTGCGCAAGGAACGCTGGGGCCCGCGCACGCTGGACCTGGACATCCTGCTGTTCGGTGACCAGGTACTCGAGGAGCCACGCCTGACAGTGCCGCATTACCACATGCATGCCCGACCTTTCGTGCTGTACCCACTGGCCGAGCTGGTGCCGGACGGTTTCCTTCTTGCCGATGGCCGCGCCCTCGCGCAATTGCTCGACGACTGCCCGTTCGTCGGCCTTGAACGCCTGTAA
- a CDS encoding polynucleotide adenylyltransferase PcnB yields MLKKLFQSFRPPVPGPHHRRTTPEVINKSQHSLQRHQFSRHAVNIVERLQSAGYQAYLVGGCVRDLMLGITPKDFDVATSATPEQVRAEFRNARIIGRRFKLVHVHFGREIIEVATFRAHHSEDDEGDSHRSSHNASGRILRDNVYGTLEEDAQRRDFTINALYYDPVSERILDYANGVHDVRNRLLRLIGDPTHRYQEDPVRMLRAVRFAAKLDFGIEKHTFKPIRELAPLLREIPPARLFEECLKLFLSGQGAIAFEMLVDLELFEPLFPASAHALEERPTYTHTLISQALSNTDLRVKQGKPVTPAFLFAALLWPALPSRVLHLQNQGVPPIPAMNGAAHDLIAEQCARIAIPKRFTLPIREIWDMQERLPRRSGKRADLLLDNPRFRAGYDFLLLRESAGEETDDLGQWWTDYQDANDSERREMIRELGSRDEGTGAGPRKRKRSGSKRKRSGDEAFE; encoded by the coding sequence ATGCTGAAGAAGCTGTTCCAGTCTTTCCGCCCGCCCGTACCGGGCCCGCACCACAGGCGCACCACGCCTGAGGTGATCAACAAGAGCCAGCACTCGCTGCAGCGCCACCAGTTCAGCCGCCACGCGGTGAACATCGTGGAGCGCCTGCAAAGCGCCGGCTACCAGGCGTACCTGGTCGGTGGCTGTGTCCGCGACCTGATGCTGGGCATCACGCCGAAGGACTTCGACGTCGCCACCAGTGCCACGCCCGAACAGGTCCGTGCCGAGTTCCGTAACGCGCGCATCATTGGTCGCCGCTTCAAGCTGGTTCACGTGCATTTCGGCCGTGAAATCATCGAAGTCGCCACCTTCCGCGCCCACCACTCGGAAGACGACGAGGGCGACAGCCACCGTTCGTCGCATAACGCCAGTGGTCGTATCCTGCGTGACAATGTATACGGCACCCTGGAAGAAGACGCGCAACGCCGCGACTTCACCATCAATGCCCTGTATTACGACCCGGTCAGCGAGCGCATTCTTGATTACGCCAATGGTGTGCACGACGTGCGCAACCGCTTGCTGCGGCTGATCGGCGACCCGACCCACCGTTACCAGGAAGACCCGGTGCGCATGCTGCGCGCGGTGCGCTTCGCCGCCAAGCTGGACTTCGGCATCGAGAAGCACACCTTCAAGCCGATCCGCGAACTGGCCCCGCTGCTGCGCGAGATCCCGCCAGCGCGCCTGTTCGAGGAATGCCTGAAGCTGTTCCTTTCCGGCCAAGGCGCCATCGCCTTCGAAATGCTGGTCGACCTGGAACTGTTCGAGCCGTTGTTCCCGGCCAGTGCGCACGCCCTGGAAGAGCGCCCTACCTACACCCACACGCTGATCAGCCAGGCGCTGAGCAACACCGACCTGCGCGTCAAGCAGGGCAAGCCGGTGACGCCAGCCTTCCTGTTCGCTGCACTGCTGTGGCCTGCCCTGCCGTCCCGTGTGCTGCACCTGCAGAACCAGGGTGTACCGCCGATTCCGGCCATGAACGGCGCGGCCCACGACCTGATCGCAGAGCAATGCGCACGCATCGCCATTCCCAAGCGTTTCACCCTGCCGATCCGCGAGATCTGGGACATGCAGGAACGCCTGCCACGGCGCAGCGGCAAGCGCGCCGACCTGCTGCTGGACAACCCACGCTTCCGTGCCGGTTACGACTTCCTGCTGCTGCGTGAGAGCGCCGGCGAGGAAACCGACGACCTCGGCCAGTGGTGGACCGACTATCAGGATGCCAACGACAGCGAGCGCCGCGAGATGATCCGTGAGCTGGGCAGCCGTGATGAAGGCACCGGTGCCGGCCCACGCAAACGCAAGCGCAGCGGTAGCAAACGCAAGCGCAGTGGCGACGAGGCGTTCGAGTGA
- a CDS encoding sigma-54 dependent transcriptional regulator, with the protein MPHILIVEDETIIRSALRRLLERNQYQVSEAGSVQEAQERFSIATFDLIVSDLRLPGAPGTELIKLGQGTPVLIMTSYASLRSAVDSMKMGAVDYIAKPFDHDEMLQAVARILRDRQNAPAAAPAAEPRAANGKAAPPDKGSAAAANGEIGIIGSCPPMQDMYSKIRKVAPTDSNVLIQGESGTGKELVARALHNLSRRAKAPMISVNCAAIPETLIESELFGHEKGAFTGASAGRAGLVEAADGGTLFLDEIGELPLEAQARLLRVLQEGEIRRVGSVQSQKVDVRLIAATHRDLKNLAKAGQFREDLYYRLHVIALKLPALRERGSDVNEIASAFLARQSARIGRDDLHFSAEAEQAIRHYSWPGNVRELENAVERAVILSESAEISAELLGIDIELSDLEEDEILNNALVAASSSNASHEPTEDLSLEDYFQHFVLEHQDHMTETELARKLGVSRKCLWERRQRLGIPRRKSNATSE; encoded by the coding sequence ATGCCGCACATTCTGATCGTCGAAGACGAAACCATCATCCGCTCGGCCTTGCGTCGCCTGCTTGAGCGGAACCAGTACCAGGTCAGCGAAGCCGGCTCGGTGCAGGAAGCCCAGGAACGCTTCAGCATTGCCACCTTCGACCTGATCGTCAGCGACCTGCGCCTGCCCGGCGCGCCCGGCACCGAGCTGATCAAGCTCGGCCAGGGCACCCCGGTGCTGATCATGACCAGCTACGCCAGCCTGCGCTCGGCGGTGGACTCGATGAAAATGGGCGCGGTGGACTACATCGCCAAGCCTTTCGACCACGACGAGATGCTACAGGCTGTGGCGCGCATCCTGCGCGACCGGCAAAACGCCCCGGCTGCCGCACCGGCGGCCGAGCCGCGTGCCGCCAATGGCAAGGCCGCCCCGCCCGACAAAGGCAGCGCGGCTGCGGCCAATGGCGAAATCGGCATCATCGGCTCGTGCCCGCCGATGCAGGACATGTACAGCAAGATCCGCAAGGTTGCGCCCACCGACTCCAACGTGCTGATCCAGGGCGAGTCGGGTACCGGTAAAGAGTTGGTGGCCCGTGCCCTGCACAACCTGTCGCGCCGGGCCAAGGCACCGATGATCTCGGTGAACTGCGCAGCCATCCCCGAGACACTGATCGAGTCCGAACTGTTCGGTCACGAAAAAGGCGCGTTCACTGGCGCAAGCGCCGGGCGTGCGGGCCTGGTAGAAGCCGCAGACGGCGGCACGCTGTTCCTCGACGAAATCGGCGAGCTGCCGCTGGAGGCCCAGGCCCGCCTGCTGCGGGTACTGCAGGAAGGCGAGATTCGCCGAGTGGGTTCTGTGCAGTCGCAAAAGGTCGATGTGCGCCTGATCGCCGCGACCCACCGCGACCTGAAGAACCTGGCCAAGGCCGGCCAGTTCCGCGAAGACCTTTACTATCGCCTGCACGTAATCGCCTTGAAACTGCCTGCCCTGCGCGAGCGCGGCAGCGACGTCAACGAGATCGCCAGCGCCTTCCTCGCCCGCCAGAGCGCACGCATCGGTCGCGACGACCTGCACTTCTCTGCCGAAGCCGAGCAGGCCATTCGTCATTACAGCTGGCCGGGTAACGTGCGTGAGCTGGAAAACGCCGTGGAGCGTGCGGTGATCCTCAGCGAGAGCGCAGAAATTTCTGCTGAACTGCTGGGCATCGACATCGAGCTGAGCGACCTGGAAGAGGACGAGATCCTCAACAACGCCCTGGTTGCGGCCAGTTCCAGCAATGCCAGCCACGAGCCGACCGAAGACCTGTCGCTGGAAGACTACTTCCAGCACTTCGTGCTCGAGCACCAGGACCACATGACCGAAACCGAACTGGCACGCAAACTTGGCGTCAGCCGCAAGTGCCTGTGGGAACGCCGCCAGCGCCTGGGCATTCCACGGCGCAAGAGCAACGCTACCAGCGAGTAA
- a CDS encoding ATP-binding protein: MPMSFSLTQMILISTGYLMVLFGVAWISERGLIPRAIIRHPLTYTLSLGVYASAWAFYGSVGLAYQYGYGFLACYLGVSGAFLLAPVLLYPILKITRTYQLSSLADLLAFRFRSTWAGALTTIIMLIGVLPLLALQIQAVADSISILTGEPVKARVAFAFCVLIILFTIFFGSRHIATREKHEGLVFAIAFESVIKLLALGGIGLYALYGVFGGPHELEVWLLQNQTALAALHTPLQEGPWRTLLLVFFASAIVMPHMYHMAFTENLNPRSLVSASWGLPLFLLLMSLAVPLVLWAGLRLGASTNPEYFTLGLGIAANNKALALLAYVGGLASASGLIIVTTLALSGMALNHLVLPLYQPPAEGNIYRWLKWTRRALIVAIITAGFMFYLTQNNHQSLANLGIVAFVATLQFLPGVLSVLYWPTANRRGFIAGLLAGTLVWMVTMLLPLLGNLQGFYIPLLDMIYVLDDTSWHMAAIASLAANVLLFTLISLFTNASTEEVSAAEACAVDNVRRPQRRELHAASPQEFATQLAKPLGAKAAQKEVEQALRDLYLPFDERRPYALRRLRDRIEANLSGLMGPSVAQDMVETFLPYKSGNENYVTEDIHFIESRLEDYHSRLTGLAAELDALRRYHRQTLQELPMGVCSLAKDQEILMWNKAMEELTGIAAKHVVGSRLITIGEPWRGLLEGFINVPDEHLHKQRLALDGQPRWLNLHKAAIDEPLAPGNSGLVLLVEDLTETQALEDKLVHSERLASIGRLAAGVAHEIGNPITGIACLAQNLREEREGDGEITELSSQILEQTKRVSRIVQSLMSFAHAGGSHQNSEEPVCLAEVAQDAIGLLALNRRNFEVQFFNLCDPDHWAEGDPQRLAQVLINLLSNARDASKPGSAVRVRSEANEHTVDLIVEDEGSGIPKNIMDRLFEPFFTTKDPGEGTGLGLALVYSIVEEHYGQITIDSPADIERQRGTRIRVTLPRHVVATSPEIRDRREN, translated from the coding sequence ATGCCGATGAGCTTTAGCCTGACCCAGATGATCCTGATCAGCACCGGGTACCTCATGGTGCTGTTCGGCGTGGCCTGGATCAGCGAGCGTGGGCTGATCCCGCGCGCAATCATTCGCCACCCGCTCACCTACACCCTGTCGCTTGGCGTGTACGCAAGTGCCTGGGCCTTCTATGGCTCGGTGGGCCTGGCCTACCAATACGGCTACGGCTTCCTGGCCTGTTACCTGGGGGTGTCCGGGGCGTTCCTCCTGGCACCGGTGCTGCTGTACCCGATCCTGAAGATCACCCGCACCTACCAGCTTTCATCGCTGGCCGACCTGCTGGCGTTTCGCTTTCGCAGCACCTGGGCCGGGGCATTGACCACCATCATCATGCTGATCGGCGTACTGCCGTTGCTGGCCCTGCAGATACAGGCCGTGGCCGACTCGATCAGCATCCTCACGGGTGAGCCGGTCAAGGCCCGGGTGGCCTTTGCTTTCTGTGTACTGATCATCCTGTTCACCATCTTCTTCGGCTCGCGGCACATCGCCACGCGCGAAAAGCATGAGGGCCTGGTGTTCGCGATCGCCTTCGAGTCGGTGATCAAACTGCTGGCCCTCGGTGGCATCGGCCTGTACGCCTTGTATGGCGTATTCGGCGGTCCGCACGAACTGGAAGTGTGGTTGCTGCAGAACCAGACCGCCCTGGCGGCCCTGCACACCCCGCTGCAGGAAGGCCCATGGCGCACACTGCTGCTGGTGTTCTTCGCCTCGGCCATCGTCATGCCGCACATGTACCACATGGCCTTCACCGAAAACCTCAACCCGCGTTCGCTGGTCAGTGCCAGCTGGGGCCTGCCGCTGTTCCTGCTGCTGATGAGCCTGGCTGTGCCGCTTGTCCTCTGGGCCGGCCTGCGCCTGGGCGCCAGCACCAACCCCGAATACTTCACCCTGGGCCTGGGGATTGCCGCCAACAACAAGGCACTGGCACTGCTGGCCTACGTCGGCGGCCTGGCATCTGCCAGTGGCTTGATCATCGTCACCACCCTGGCGCTATCGGGCATGGCCCTCAACCACCTGGTGCTGCCGCTGTACCAGCCCCCGGCCGAAGGCAACATCTACCGCTGGCTGAAGTGGACCCGCCGCGCGCTGATCGTCGCCATCATCACCGCCGGTTTCATGTTCTACCTGACCCAGAACAACCACCAGAGCCTGGCCAACCTGGGCATTGTCGCCTTCGTCGCCACCCTGCAGTTCCTGCCGGGTGTGCTGTCGGTGCTGTACTGGCCCACCGCCAACCGCCGCGGCTTCATCGCCGGGCTGCTGGCCGGCACCCTGGTGTGGATGGTGACCATGCTGCTGCCGCTGCTGGGCAACCTGCAGGGCTTCTACATCCCGCTGCTGGACATGATCTATGTGCTGGACGATACCAGCTGGCACATGGCGGCCATTGCTTCGCTGGCAGCCAACGTGCTGCTGTTCACCCTGATCTCGCTGTTCACCAACGCCAGCACTGAAGAGGTCAGCGCGGCCGAAGCCTGCGCGGTGGATAACGTGCGCCGCCCGCAGCGCCGCGAGCTGCATGCCGCCTCCCCGCAGGAGTTCGCTACGCAACTGGCCAAGCCACTGGGCGCCAAGGCCGCACAAAAGGAAGTGGAGCAGGCACTGCGTGACCTCTACCTGCCGTTCGACGAGCGCCGCCCTTACGCCTTGCGCCGCCTGCGCGACCGCATCGAGGCCAACCTGTCCGGCCTGATGGGGCCGAGCGTGGCCCAGGACATGGTCGAGACCTTCTTGCCGTACAAGTCCGGTAACGAAAACTACGTGACCGAAGACATCCATTTCATCGAAAGCCGCCTGGAAGACTACCACTCGCGCCTGACCGGTCTGGCCGCCGAACTCGACGCCCTGCGCCGCTACCACCGCCAGACCCTGCAAGAACTGCCCATGGGCGTCTGTTCGCTGGCCAAGGACCAGGAAATCCTGATGTGGAACAAGGCCATGGAAGAGCTCACCGGCATCGCCGCCAAGCACGTGGTCGGCTCGCGGCTGATCACCATCGGCGAACCCTGGCGCGGCCTGCTGGAAGGCTTCATCAACGTACCGGACGAGCACCTGCACAAGCAACGTCTGGCGCTGGACGGCCAGCCGCGCTGGCTGAACCTGCACAAGGCAGCCATCGACGAGCCGCTGGCACCCGGTAACAGCGGCCTGGTACTGCTGGTGGAAGACCTTACCGAAACCCAGGCACTGGAAGACAAGCTGGTGCACTCCGAGCGCCTGGCCAGCATCGGCCGCCTGGCCGCTGGCGTGGCCCACGAAATCGGCAACCCGATTACCGGTATCGCCTGTCTGGCGCAGAACCTGCGCGAAGAACGCGAAGGCGATGGCGAAATCACCGAGCTGTCCAGCCAGATCCTCGAACAGACCAAGCGTGTGTCGCGCATTGTTCAGTCACTGATGAGCTTCGCCCATGCCGGCGGCAGCCACCAGAACAGCGAAGAGCCGGTGTGCCTGGCCGAAGTGGCGCAGGATGCCATTGGTCTACTGGCGTTGAACCGGCGCAATTTCGAAGTACAGTTCTTCAACCTCTGCGACCCGGACCACTGGGCCGAAGGGGATCCGCAGCGCCTGGCCCAGGTGCTGATCAACCTGCTCTCCAACGCCCGCGACGCATCAAAGCCCGGCAGCGCCGTGCGCGTGCGCAGCGAAGCCAACGAGCACACCGTCGACCTGATCGTCGAGGACGAGGGCAGCGGGATACCGAAGAACATCATGGACCGCCTGTTCGAACCCTTCTTCACCACCAAGGACCCGGGCGAAGGAACCGGACTAGGGCTCGCTCTGGTCTATTCCATCGTGGAAGAGCATTATGGGCAAATCACCATCGACAGCCCGGCCGATATCGAACGGCAACGTGGCACCCGGATCCGCGTGACCCTGCCCCGGCATGTCGTAGCGACGTCCCCTGAAATTCGAGACCGTCGAGAGAATTGA
- the gluQRS gene encoding tRNA glutamyl-Q(34) synthetase GluQRS → MTDSSYIGRFAPTPSGFLHFGSLVAALASWLDARAVNGRWLLRMEDTDPPREMPGARDAILQTLERYGLEWDGEVVFQSQRHDAYAAVVDRLFNMGLAYACTCSRKQLEGYNGIYPGLCRNAGHAREGAAIRLRVPELIYRFTDRVQGEYQQHLGREVGDFVIQRRDGLYAYQLAVVLDDAWQSVTDIVRGADLLDNTPRQLYLQELLGFSQPRYLHIPLIVQPDGHKLGKSYRSPPLQAEHATPLLLRALRALGQEADPELLLATPAEVLAVARKQWRPEAIAQRTTVPEADLR, encoded by the coding sequence ATGACCGACTCCAGCTACATCGGGCGCTTCGCCCCCACCCCCAGCGGCTTTCTGCACTTCGGCTCGCTGGTCGCCGCCCTCGCCTCCTGGCTCGATGCCCGCGCAGTCAACGGCCGCTGGCTGCTGCGTATGGAAGACACCGACCCGCCCCGGGAAATGCCCGGCGCGCGCGATGCGATCCTGCAGACCCTTGAGCGTTATGGCCTGGAATGGGATGGCGAAGTGGTGTTCCAGAGCCAGCGCCACGACGCCTATGCAGCGGTGGTCGATCGCCTGTTCAACATGGGCCTGGCCTATGCCTGCACCTGCTCGCGCAAGCAGCTTGAGGGTTACAACGGCATATACCCGGGCCTGTGCCGCAACGCCGGGCATGCCCGTGAAGGCGCGGCGATCCGCTTGCGGGTGCCGGAGCTGATCTATCGCTTCACTGATCGGGTTCAAGGTGAGTACCAGCAACACCTGGGCCGTGAGGTGGGTGATTTCGTCATCCAGCGCCGCGACGGGCTATATGCGTACCAGTTGGCGGTGGTGCTGGACGATGCCTGGCAAAGTGTTACCGACATCGTGCGTGGCGCAGACCTGCTCGACAACACCCCGCGCCAACTGTACCTGCAGGAACTGCTGGGCTTTTCACAGCCGCGCTACCTGCATATTCCGCTGATCGTGCAGCCGGACGGGCACAAGCTGGGCAAGTCGTACCGCTCACCACCCTTGCAGGCGGAGCATGCTACGCCGCTGCTGTTGCGGGCGTTGCGAGCACTTGGGCAAGAAGCAGACCCCGAGTTGCTGCTGGCAACACCGGCTGAAGTGCTCGCGGTGGCCCGCAAGCAGTGGCGACCCGAGGCGATTGCGCAGCGGACCACAGTGCCAGAGGCTGATTTGCGCTGA